A genomic segment from Glycine max cultivar Williams 82 chromosome 1, Glycine_max_v4.0, whole genome shotgun sequence encodes:
- the LOC100804083 gene encoding protein DETOXIFICATION 56 yields MSATLTCKLGDNNLSLNDKNDQPPSPPQPLQKCPANMVSMVVSELRIQRGIALPMVAMNLAWFAKTAITTAFLGRLGELSLAGGALGFTFANVTGFSVLNGLCGAMEPICGQAHGAKNFRLLHKTLLMAISLLLLVSLPITFLWLNVDKILILFGQQQDISTVARTYVSCLIPDLFVASLFCPLKAYLSCQSITLPTMFSSAVALAFHIPINIVLSRTMGLRGVSMAVWITDLIVVVLLAIYVLILENKKESMWKEGGWWDQSIEDWIRLLKLCGSCCLNTCLEWWCYEILVLLTGHLTNAKQAVGVLAIVLNFDYLLFSVMLSLATCVSTRVSNELGANQAGLAYRSACVSLALGFISGCIGSLVMVAARGIWGPLFSHDMAIIKGVKKTMLLMALVEVFNFPLAVCGGIVRGTARPWLGMYANLGGFYFLALPLGVVFAFKLCLGLVGLLIGLLTGIVTCLTLLLVFIARLNWVEEAAKAQTLTGQEQVKELSKYDAEERIDAHEKDVV; encoded by the coding sequence ATGTCAGCAACCTTAACATGTAAACTAGGAGACAACAACCTAAGCTTAAACGATAAAAACGACCAACCCCCTTCACCTCCTCAGCCCCTACAAAAATGCCCTGCCAATATGGTTTCGATGGTGGTCTCAGAGCTAAGAATTCAACGAGGAATAGCCCTTCCAATGGTGGCCATGAATTTGGCTTGGTTTGCCAAGACAGCCATCACAACAGCATTTTTAGGCCGTCTTGGGGAGCTTAGTTTAGCAGGTGGAGCTCTCGGCTTCACTTTTGCTAATGTCACTGGCTTCTCTGTCCTCAATGGTCTATGTGGTGCCATGGAACCCATATGTGGACAGGCTCATGGTGCCAAAAACTTCAGGCTCCTTCACAAGACCCTTCTCATGGCAATCTCGTTGTTGCTATTGGTATCACTTCCCATCACTTTCTTGTGGCTTAATGTTGACAAGATTTTGatcctttttggccagcaacaAGACATCTCCACTGTTGCCAGGACCTATGTTTCATGTCTCATTCCTGACTTGTTTGTTGCCTCACTGTTCTGTCCCTTAAAAGCCTACTTGAGTTGTCAGAGCATAACTCTTCCCACCATGTTTAGTTCTGCTGTGGCACTAGCCTTCCACATACCAATTAACATAGTGCTCTCAAGGACCATGGGCCTCAGAGGAGTTTCCATGGCAGTTTGGATAACTGATCTTATTGTCGTGGTTTTGCTAGccatttatgttttaattcttGAGAACAAAAAGGAAAGCATGTGGAAGGAAGGAGGGTGGTGGGATCAGAGCATTGAAGATTGGATAAGGCTGCTCAAGCTTTGTGGATCATGCTGCCTCAACACATGCCTTGAGTGGTGGTGTTATGAGATTCTAGTTTTACTTACTGGCCACCTCACAAATGCTAAGCAAGCAGTGGGAGTTTTGGCCATTGTGCTAAACTTCGACTATTTGCTTTTCTCAGTGATGCTGTCACTAGCCACTTGTGTTTCCACACGTGTCTCAAATGAGCTTGGTGCGAACCAAGCTGGTCTTGCTTACCGATCAGCATGTGTGTCTCTGGCATTGGGCTTTATCTCTGGTTGCATAGGTAGCTTGGTGATGGTGGCTGCCAGGGGAATTTGGGGGCCACTGTTTAGCCATGATATGGCAATTATAAAGGGAGTAAAGAAGACAATGTTGCTGATGGCTCTGGTTGAAGTGTTTAATTTTCCGCTGGCAGTTTGTGGAGGCATAGTTCGAGGGACAGCACGACCCTGGTTGGGCATGTACGCGAATCTAGGTGGATTTTATTTCCTTGCTCTGCCACTTGGTGTTGTTTTTGCCTTCAAGCTCTGTCTTGGGCTTGTTGGACTCCTCATTGGACTTCTGACTGGTATTGTTACCTGCTTGACGCTGTTATTGGTATTTATTGCGCGGTTAAATTGGGTGGAGGAAGCTGCCAAGGCACAAACACTAACAGGCCAAGAGCAGGTTAAGGAACTTTCCAAATATGACGCAGAAGAACGAATTGACGCCCATGAAAAAGATGTAGTGTAA
- the LOC100781436 gene encoding AT-hook motif nuclear-localized protein 26 produces the protein MDPITAHGHSLPPPFHAGRDLHLHQQQHQFHSLQEDEQSGSSGGLNLAHKREHEENNNNNSSDGKEGGGAGSGETEISRRPRGRPAGSKNKPKPPIIITRDSANALKTHVMEVADGCDIVDSVSAFARRRQRGVCIMSGTGTVTNVTLRQPASSGAVVTLHGRFEILSLAGSFLPPPAPPAASGLTIYLAGGQGQVVGGSVVGALIASGPVVIMSASFSNAAYERLPLEDEDPSMALQGGGSIGSPGGGGGGGGGVGQQQPSQQLMGDSTAPLFHGLNPNLLNSVQMPSETFWATGRSPY, from the coding sequence atggatCCTATTACAGCACACGGTCATTCTCTTCCCCCTCCTTTCCACGCAGGAAGAGATCTCCACCTCCACCAGCAACAACACCAGTTCCACTCCTTACAAGAAGACGAGCAGAGCGGAAGCAGCGGAGGCCTAAACCTCGCACACAAAAGGGAACACgaagaaaacaacaacaacaacagcagcgaTGGCAAAGAAGGTGGAGGTGCTGGCTCCGGCGAAACCGAAATTTCAAGAAGACCTCGCGGAAGACCCGCCGGATCCAAGAACAAGCCCAAACCCCCCATCATCATCACGCGCGACAGCGCCAACGCCCTCAAAACCCACGTCATGGAAGTCGCCGACGGCTGCGACATCGTCGATAGCGTCTCCGCCTTCGCCCGCCGCCGCCAGAGAGGGGTTTGCATCATGAGCGGCACCGGAACGGTCACCAACGTCACCCTGAGGCAACCGGCTTCTTCCGGCGCCGTCGTCACTCTCCACGGAAGGTTCGAGATCTTGTCCCTCGCCGGGTCCTTCCTGCCCCCTCCTGCGCCGCCTGCAGCCTCCGGTTTGACCATATACCTCGCCGGAGGACAAGGCCAAGTCGTCGGAGGAAGCGTGGTTGGCGCACTAATCGCTTCGGGGCCCGTGGTTATCATGTCAGCTTCGTTTAGCAACGCTGCGTATGAGAGGCTTCCTTTGGAAGATGAAGACCCTTCGATGGCGCTTCAGGGAGGTGGTTCGATTGGGTCACCGGGAGGTGGCGGTGGAGGTGGCGGTGGCGTTGGTCAACAGCAGCCATCTCAGCAGCTTATGGGGGATTCCACTGCGCCTCTTTTCCATGGTTTGAATCCCAATCTTCTGAATTCGGTTCAGATGCCGTCCGAGACTTTCTGGGCAACGGGTCGCTCTCCATACTGA